The sequence ATGGTCAAGCCCAAGCCCGGATGCTTGGCCGACACCGTCAGAGAAAAACCCTCATCGGGTTGAATCCGCAGCATCAAAATATTGGCCGGCAAATCGGCGTGCTCGGCGAACAAAATCCGCGGCAAGGGCCGGAAGTGGATTGCGATGGAGCTGGTGCGTTTTGCCAGCCGTTTGCCGGTGCGCAGGTAGAAAGGTACTCCCGACCACCGCCAGTTGTTGATAGACAGTTTGAGCGCCACGAAGGTTTCACTTTGCGAGCCGGCGCTCACCCCGGCCTCTTCCAGATACCCCGGGACCGTCTGGCCCTCGATTTGTCCACTGGTATAGCGCCCCCGCACTACCTGGTTGGCGACCTCGGCGGGCGTAAGCGGCCCCAGTGCGCGCAGCACGTTTAGCTTGGCCTCCTGAATAGCGTCGGCCTCCAGCGTGACCGGCGGCTCCATCGCAATTAGGGCCAGCAGTTGCAGTAAATGATTCTGGACCATATCGCGCAAGGCGCCGGCATGATCGTAATAATCCGCGCGCGTGCCCACCCCTTCGTGTTCCGCCACCGTGATCTGCACGTTATCGACGTGATGGTTGTTCCAAACCTGCTCGAAGATGCTGTTGGCAAAGCGCAGCACCATGAAATTGCGGACGGTTTCCTTACCCAGGTAATGGTCAATTCGAAAAATTTGACTTTCCGCTAAGTAGCGATGCAGGCCCTGGTTGATCGCCAATGCGCTGGCCAAGTCGTTGCCGATCGGTTTTTCCACCACCACTCGGGTAAAGCCCGCAACCTCGGGGGGATTGATCAATCCAACCTGATGGAGCCATTCCACCCATTTCTGAATCGAGCCGGGCGGAATAGCCAGATAGAAGATGCGATTAGGTGGCAGGTTGGCGGCAGCTTCAATTTGCTGCAGAGCGTCGCGCAAGTGGGCGAAGCCGGTGGCGCCCTCCGCTCCGGGCACATAATGCAGGCGAGCGGCAAAGCGCCGCCAGCATTCGTCATTAAAGCCGCTGCGGGAAAAGCGTTTGATCCCCTCGGCCGCGTGGGCACGAAATTGCTCCTGGCTGAGAGGACGACGCGCGGCACCTACAATTCGCGTGGTCTCGGCCAGCATCCCCTGTTGGCAGGCATCGAGATCGTAAAGCGCCGGCATCAGCTTGCGCATCGCCAAATCGCCGGAAGCACCGAAAATCACTATCGAGCATGGGGGCACCGCGGCGGCCCCGGCTAACCGTACAATTTGAGCCATCGCTAATTCACCTTAGCTCGCCGCCCGGGGCGCGAATTTTGGCTTATTCGATCAGGGCTGATCGCTCGACGCGTCGCCTTCCTGACTGTCCGTGGTCTGGTCACCCGCCTGGCCCAAATCGGTTTCATCACTGGTAAAGGTTATCAGCAGGCGCGAGGGTTCTTCGAGCGGAATGATCGCAAAGCGGGCCACATGGGTGGTATTGACCACCACCGTAGTGGAGGTACCGTCACTTTTAATGTCGGAATCGCGAAAGATCGAGCGGTCGAACACCATATGCTGGTCCAGCTTGGAATCGGGCTGGGTATTAAGCATCCGCACGGTCAGGGTGCTGAAATCGGGACCGCCCTCAAAATGCTTTTGGAACTTAACCGGACCGCTCAGATCGAAAATAATCGATATCGGCTTGGGCGAAGAGGCCAGCCGAATCCCGCGCAGCGTAACCGGCGGGCCGTTGTCGGCGACTGCCGGGGTCAGCGCCGCGCCACCAGCCACCGGCGCCGCTCCGGCGCTCATCCCGTCGCGTTCGTGATGACTAACGGTTATCAGGGGCGGTTCGTCCTGAGGGGGGCCGAAGCCGCTTTCCGCCAATACCAGCCTCAGTGGATCCTCTTCGGTATCGACCGGCTGGTTAAGTTGCTTTAGCTCCTTGTCGGCAAGCGCGGCATATTTGGTTTTGCCGTAATCCGCCTTGATCGCTGCGAAAGCCTGTGCCGCCGAATATTTCTTGCCTTCTTTCTTCAAGGTTTCGGCCAAATCGTACAATCCCTTGGGTGCCACCGGCGTCTCGGGATACATCTCCATCAGTTCGGCATAACGCGACTCGGCGGCGGGAAAATTGGCCTGCTTGGCGTAGTAGCTGCCAATCATGTACTCGTTGCCAGCCAGCACCTGCCGGCAGACCTCAATCCGCTGATGGGCCAACTCGGCGAACGCACTCTCCGGATAATGCGCTTCTAACAACCGGAACTGCTCCATCGCCGACTTGGTGTTGCTCTGGTCCTGGGCCGGTCCGTGCATCTGGTCGAAATACGACATCCCCAGATAATAGCTCGCCAGCGGCAGTTCCTTGTTCATGGGATGCATTCGGACAAAATCGCTCAAGGCACTGATCGCCTCGGGATAGTCATGCATCGTGTAGTAGGTCAGCCCGATCTTAAGTTCCGCCTGCTCGGCCAAGGGACTAAAGGGATACTGGTCGACTAGGCGCTGGTAGTTTTCGATCGCGCCTTTGTACACGCCGCGGTCGTAAAAATACTCGCCCTGCGAATAGTAATCGTGGACCGAGGGAACCTTTTTGTTGGCGCAAGCACCAGTCAGGAGCGCCAGGCAAAGTGATAGCGAAAGTAGCCGAACTTTCATTTGGAACCCCTAGCAGCCTATGAAATGAGGGGGGCGAAGGCAAGCTGAGCATCTCACCAGCTTGCTCACTTATGCGGCACAAAATTAGCCACCTTCCGCGCGTAGCAGGCGCGGAAAATGGGACGGCCGGCACGCTCGAACTTGCGCCCGAAAGTACCGCGCAGGTCGTCGGTTCCCGGCCTTTGGACAAGTTCGAAGCCCCCCTCCTCCATCAGCTTGCTAAGCACGCAGAAATAGGCCTGCACGTCGGTAGCTAGATAGACTATGCCGTCGGACTGCAGGCATCGGGCCAGACCGGCTACGAAGGCAGGAGAAAAAAGCCGGTGGCGCTGATGGCGATTTTTTGGCCAGGGATCGGGAAAATAAATGTGGAAGGCCGCGACGCTGGCTGCCGGCAGCATCAGGTTAACCACGCTGCGAGCGTCGGCGTGAAGCGCGCGTAAATTGGGAAGCCCAGCGTCGATTACCGCCCGCATCAACCAGTGGAAAGCCGAGCCGCCCAGTTCTAGAGCCAGAAAATTGTGAGCCGTATGGGCTCGGGCCCAAGCCACGATGAAGTCGCCTTTACCGGCGCCGATTTCGACTTCAAGCGGTGCCGGCCGGGAAAACCATCCTTCCGGATCAACGCGGAAGACGCCACCACGTGTCACCTCCTTGTCCAGCTCAGAAAGTGCCAAGGCAAAGGCAGGATCGCGAAACAAGCGCGCGGTGTTGCGAATTCGTGCCATCGAGGCTGACTGCGGGCGCTCAACCCTTTGCCAGGCGAAGTCCGGGGGGCGAGCGCAGCGGATATCAACGATGCATCACGCTAGCCGATCGCGCCGCCAGCCGCGAGAGGCGAGCCAGCCGAGGCTAGGTTATTTGAGGGGCGGGCGGGCTTTGCTAACCTGACGGGAAAATGAGCGCGCACGAAAAATTGGTCCGCATCCGAGAGGAGCTCAACGGGCAGTTTCAAGAGCGCGGCGAGTTGGTCGACGGTGCCCTGTGCGCCCTGCTAGCAGCCCAACACGTGTTGATCGTTGGACCGCCGGGAACCGCCAAATCGATGCTGGCCGAAGAGCTTTGCCAACGTATCGAAGGCGCTACTTACTTTCAGTGGCTGCTGACCAAATTCACCACCCCCGAGGAGCTGTTTGGCGCGGTCAGCCTGCGCGCCCTGGAGCATGACGACTACCGCCGGGTGACCAGCCACAAACTGCCTGAAGCCCATATCGCCTTTCTCGACGAGGTCTTCAAAGCCAACTCGGCCATTCTCAACGCCCTGCTGACAATCGCCAACGAGCGGTTTTTTCACAATGGCCGAGAGCGCATGGCGGTGCCTTTGATCACGCTGTTCGGCGCGTCGAACGAATTGCCCGAGGAGGACGACCTCACCGCGCTCTACGATCGGTTTCTGCTCCGTTTCGTGGTCGACTATATTGTCGAGGATTTTCGCTTCCTCAAGATGATCGAGGCTCAGGCTCCGGTGCAGCGCACCCGTATCCAATTCACTGAATTGGCCGAGCTGCGCCAAGCCACGGCTGCCATAGAGCTGCCGGCTGGGGTGATGCACACCGTAGCAGATTTGCGCCGCGAGCTGCGCGCCCAGCAAATAATCGCCTCCGATCGACGTTACCACCAAGCCCTGCAGGTGCTGCGCGCTCACGCCCTGTTGATGGGACGGGAGCAGGTCAGCGAGGAAGATCTGCCCTTTCTGCAGCATGTGCTGTGGAAGGATCCCGAGGAGCGCGGCAAGCTGCGCGACGTCATCCGCCAGCTCATCAAGGGCTACGAAGAGACCGCACGCGAGTTGCTGATTCAGAGCGAAGAGCTCCACGAATACGCCAATCGCGCTTGGGAAAGCCAGGAATTGCGCGACCGCGCGCGGTTCGAAGCCACCGCCAAAATCGCCAATATCCTGCTGCGCTTCGACAGCCTGATGCGCGAAGCAAGCAACAGTGGGCGACCCCTGGCCGCAGTCGAAACGATGCGCGCGCAGGTCAAGAAAATCCAGCAGACGATGCTTCAAGAGTTGTAAGCGCCGCCATGCCGGCCGAAGAAGTTTCTCCCGCCATCGTACTGCGCACCCGCGACTATGCCGAGTCCGATCGGATTGTCACCCTGCTTACCCGCGATTCCGGCAAGTTGGCCGGTATCGCCAAGGGCGCCAAGCAATCGCGACGCCGCTTCGAGCGTAAGCTGGAAGTCTTCTCCCATGTGATGGTCTATTATCGGCGCCGCCCGCAGGGGGAGCTGGTGTTCATCACCCGCGCCGAAGCCGCCGCCCTGCCCGCCTTCGATTTGACCGACGACCTGGGCAAAATCGGGCTGGGCAGCTATCTAGTCGAATTGACCGACGCGCTTAGCCGCGAACAGGGTGACAGCGCCGGCGCTTATGAAGTCCTGGCGGCCGCGATGCTAGCGCTGACCCGCCTGGGCCCCAGCCCGGCCTTGCGTCAGGCTTTCGAGTTGCAACTCCTGCGCTGGGCCGGCTATCAGCTTGAGTTTACCCGCTGCCGCCTATGCGCCGCCAAGCCCGGGCCTCAGGTCAAAAGCTTCGGCTTCATGGTGTCTCATGGCGGGATCGTATGCCAAGCCTGCCGGGTCGGCGCCGACAACGAGGCCATCAACCTGGATGCCGCCAGTGTCGCCGCGCTCAGCCGCCTGGGCTCGATGCCATTGGCTGAAGTCGGGCAAGCGCAGTGGGCCAGCCCACAGGCGCAAGCTGCCATCGGCCGCTTCATCTCTCCGCTGCTGGAACGCAAGTTGCGCTCGCTGAGCTTCCTTGAGCAGGTGCTGTAACCGACCTAGGGCATTGTCGCCAGAGTGGCGAAGAGGCCTAGAGGGGCTGTAGGCCGATGATTCGCCGTCGGTAGACCTTCTCTGGCCCCCTGCTGTGAAAGTGCCGCTGCTTCGGCTGGCAGCGGCGCAGCTCGAAAAGATACCACCCCTATTAAGTTCCTCTCTGATCCAGGAGAAAGAATTGCAACTGCGCTCGCATGACCATCATCGACCGCCGACCGTAACCGCTTCCCTCACGCCCGCAGTCGGCGCCCCTTGAACAGCCAATAAAGCCCCCCGAAGGATGGAAACAGAATTAGCGCCCCCACAACCAACGATACCAGCAAGTAGCGCAGGGTGCTTGCTACTGCACCCGAGTCAAACACGGTCAGATGCGCGACTACCAGATAAGGAAACTGAGCCAACCCCCACCCCCATATCACCAGAGCCACCTGCGCGATGGCACAGGCTCGAGCAAAATGAAAACGCCTTTGCCATAGCATCACGAAGGCTAAAAGTCCCAAAAGGATAGCCGCAATTTGCGGCGGCCAGGACCACCAATGTCGAATCAACCCGGTCCACAGCACGGGCGCGTCGCGCTTGGCGCTAAGGTAGCCGCCGGCGGCCCCGACTGCACCCACCGCGCCAGCAACAAGCGCACGCAAGCGAAAATCATTTTGCAACGCGAGGTCTCCCTCGGCTTCGACAGTGAGATAGACCGCCGAGAGGTAAGCCGCGAGTGCCAGGGCAAAAAAGCCGATCCACAATGGGAACAGTCCCAGCCAAGGCGTGAAGAAGTCGGCGGCGCGCTGGGGCTGTTGCGGCAAACGTCCCGAGGCGACCGCGCCCAGTACGATACCGAGTAAGGCCGGCACGATGGTGCTGGAAATCGCGAAAAGATGCGTAGCCAGTTTTGCCGCTCGTGCCGAAAGCACGCCCTGGGTACTAAAACTGAATGCGGTGCCGCGCAACACGATCCCCAGAAGCATTATCAATAGGGGGACATGTAGCAGTGTAGTGATATGTGCAAACGCCAGCGGAAACCCGGTCCACAAGCCAACGATAATAAGAACCAGCCAGACATGGTTGGCCTCCCAGATGGGTTCCAAAGCCTGTGTAATAAGCTTGCGCTGTGCGGTTTTGCGCGCACCCGTGGAGAGTAAGTCCCACACCCCGCCGCCAAAGTCAGCTCCTCCCGACAAAAAATACAGCGTGAGCGCGGTTAGCAGAGCGCCCGCCGTCATTCCGGGCAAGCTGAACATTGGAGCCAAACTAGTCATGCTAGCTCTGACGTCCGGCGAGGCGAATCAATCGTCATCATCCATAACTGTTGAATCACCACGGCCATCAGCAGCAGATAGACCAGAGTGATCGCAATGAAGGGTGCGATCAGTCCGGGCATCGGCGTGACCCCGCTGGAGGTGCGCATTATTCCGTAGATAATCCAGGGTTGACGCCCAAGCTCGGTTACGATCCAGCCCAATTCGACCGCAATCATTCCCAACGGCGCCGCGCAGATAAGCGCCAGCAAAAATCCCCGGCTGGTCGGTACTTGCCGCGTCCGCCAATAGCTGCAGACCCCCCAGAGGGTCAACGCCAGTAGCAGAAAGCCGATCCCGACCATCGCGTCAAAGCTCAGATGGAGCAGCGGCAGAAAAGGAGGCCAGTCCTGGCGCGCGAAGGCGTCGAGCCCGCTCACAGTAGCGTTTGGATCGCGCAACGCGATCAGGCTAAGCAGGAGCGGAATCCTTAGCCCGTAGACCGTCCGCCGTTGGGCGGTTTCGACGTAGCCGCCAATGGTCAGAGGCGCTCTTTTTTCAGTTTTGAACAATCCTTCCAGGGCGGCTAGCTTGGCGGGTTGATAACGAGCCACGATCTCGCCCGCCCGATCGCCGCTGATGGGTTGAGTAACCGCCGCCAACCCTCCCACTATCAGCGCAATAGCTAGGGCACGGCGATGGAAGACGCTGGTGGGCTCTTTAAGCAGTCCCAGCGCATGGATTCCCGCAACCAAGAAGCCAGTGGCGACATAAGCAGCGGAGGTCATGTGCAGGCCATGGGAGAGCGCCGCCGGATTGAGCATGGCAGCCATCGGATCGACGGTTGCCGGTTTGCCGTCAATAAGCGTGAATCCGGCCGGGGTGTTCATCCAGGCGTTAGCCGAGACTACGAACATACTGGAGAGGGCGCCACTAATCGCGACGATCACGCCGGCACCCAGATGCATCCCGCGCGACAACCGCTCCCAGCCGAACAGATAAATGCCCAAAAAAATCGCCTCAGTGAAAAAGGCGAAGCCTTCCAGGGCAAAGGGCCAGCCGAAGATGGCACCCGCCAAGGCCATGAAGCGGGGCCAAAGGAGACCTAGCTCAAACGACAGTACTGTGCCCGAAACCGCGCCAACGGTGAACAGAATGGCGGTCCCGCGCGCCCATCGCCGGGCCAGCACAAGGCTGGTTTGGTCGCCGCTCCGCGCGTAATGCGCTTCGGCCATGACCATCATCAGGGGCATTGCCACGCCGATGACCGCGAAAACAATGTGGAATCCTAGCGAGACCCCCATCTGACAACGAGCTGCAATCAGATTGGTCATAGACCGTGCCTTCGCAGCCAAATGCGTTCGGCGGGCTGCTATG is a genomic window of Candidatus Binataceae bacterium containing:
- the zwf gene encoding glucose-6-phosphate dehydrogenase, whose protein sequence is MAQIVRLAGAAAVPPCSIVIFGASGDLAMRKLMPALYDLDACQQGMLAETTRIVGAARRPLSQEQFRAHAAEGIKRFSRSGFNDECWRRFAARLHYVPGAEGATGFAHLRDALQQIEAAANLPPNRIFYLAIPPGSIQKWVEWLHQVGLINPPEVAGFTRVVVEKPIGNDLASALAINQGLHRYLAESQIFRIDHYLGKETVRNFMVLRFANSIFEQVWNNHHVDNVQITVAEHEGVGTRADYYDHAGALRDMVQNHLLQLLALIAMEPPVTLEADAIQEAKLNVLRALGPLTPAEVANQVVRGRYTSGQIEGQTVPGYLEEAGVSAGSQSETFVALKLSINNWRWSGVPFYLRTGKRLAKRTSSIAIHFRPLPRILFAEHADLPANILMLRIQPDEGFSLTVSAKHPGLGLTIQPVRMDLHYAGVFGATSPEAYEMLLYEVMLGDQTLFVRADMVERSWGFVQSILDAWRGENPPRLAVYPAGSWGPPAADELLARGGHLWCEP
- the bamD gene encoding outer membrane protein assembly factor BamD — encoded protein: MKVRLLSLSLCLALLTGACANKKVPSVHDYYSQGEYFYDRGVYKGAIENYQRLVDQYPFSPLAEQAELKIGLTYYTMHDYPEAISALSDFVRMHPMNKELPLASYYLGMSYFDQMHGPAQDQSNTKSAMEQFRLLEAHYPESAFAELAHQRIEVCRQVLAGNEYMIGSYYAKQANFPAAESRYAELMEMYPETPVAPKGLYDLAETLKKEGKKYSAAQAFAAIKADYGKTKYAALADKELKQLNQPVDTEEDPLRLVLAESGFGPPQDEPPLITVSHHERDGMSAGAAPVAGGAALTPAVADNGPPVTLRGIRLASSPKPISIIFDLSGPVKFQKHFEGGPDFSTLTVRMLNTQPDSKLDQHMVFDRSIFRDSDIKSDGTSTTVVVNTTHVARFAIIPLEEPSRLLITFTSDETDLGQAGDQTTDSQEGDASSDQP
- a CDS encoding AAA family ATPase, with the translated sequence MSAHEKLVRIREELNGQFQERGELVDGALCALLAAQHVLIVGPPGTAKSMLAEELCQRIEGATYFQWLLTKFTTPEELFGAVSLRALEHDDYRRVTSHKLPEAHIAFLDEVFKANSAILNALLTIANERFFHNGRERMAVPLITLFGASNELPEEDDLTALYDRFLLRFVVDYIVEDFRFLKMIEAQAPVQRTRIQFTELAELRQATAAIELPAGVMHTVADLRRELRAQQIIASDRRYHQALQVLRAHALLMGREQVSEEDLPFLQHVLWKDPEERGKLRDVIRQLIKGYEETARELLIQSEELHEYANRAWESQELRDRARFEATAKIANILLRFDSLMREASNSGRPLAAVETMRAQVKKIQQTMLQEL
- the recO gene encoding DNA repair protein RecO; amino-acid sequence: MPAEEVSPAIVLRTRDYAESDRIVTLLTRDSGKLAGIAKGAKQSRRRFERKLEVFSHVMVYYRRRPQGELVFITRAEAAALPAFDLTDDLGKIGLGSYLVELTDALSREQGDSAGAYEVLAAAMLALTRLGPSPALRQAFELQLLRWAGYQLEFTRCRLCAAKPGPQVKSFGFMVSHGGIVCQACRVGADNEAINLDAASVAALSRLGSMPLAEVGQAQWASPQAQAAIGRFISPLLERKLRSLSFLEQVL
- a CDS encoding cytochrome d ubiquinol oxidase subunit II; protein product: MTSLAPMFSLPGMTAGALLTALTLYFLSGGADFGGGVWDLLSTGARKTAQRKLITQALEPIWEANHVWLVLIIVGLWTGFPLAFAHITTLLHVPLLIMLLGIVLRGTAFSFSTQGVLSARAAKLATHLFAISSTIVPALLGIVLGAVASGRLPQQPQRAADFFTPWLGLFPLWIGFFALALAAYLSAVYLTVEAEGDLALQNDFRLRALVAGAVGAVGAAGGYLSAKRDAPVLWTGLIRHWWSWPPQIAAILLGLLAFVMLWQRRFHFARACAIAQVALVIWGWGLAQFPYLVVAHLTVFDSGAVASTLRYLLVSLVVGALILFPSFGGLYWLFKGRRLRA
- a CDS encoding cytochrome ubiquinol oxidase subunit I; this translates as MTNLIAARCQMGVSLGFHIVFAVIGVAMPLMMVMAEAHYARSGDQTSLVLARRWARGTAILFTVGAVSGTVLSFELGLLWPRFMALAGAIFGWPFALEGFAFFTEAIFLGIYLFGWERLSRGMHLGAGVIVAISGALSSMFVVSANAWMNTPAGFTLIDGKPATVDPMAAMLNPAALSHGLHMTSAAYVATGFLVAGIHALGLLKEPTSVFHRRALAIALIVGGLAAVTQPISGDRAGEIVARYQPAKLAALEGLFKTEKRAPLTIGGYVETAQRRTVYGLRIPLLLSLIALRDPNATVSGLDAFARQDWPPFLPLLHLSFDAMVGIGFLLLALTLWGVCSYWRTRQVPTSRGFLLALICAAPLGMIAVELGWIVTELGRQPWIIYGIMRTSSGVTPMPGLIAPFIAITLVYLLLMAVVIQQLWMMTIDSPRRTSELA